The genomic window CGGCATCGACCTGTCCGTCGGCTCGGTCCTGGTACTGTCCGCCGTCCTGTCCGCCGAGTACACCATCCACCACGGCGGGGCGGCGTCCGGCTGGGGCACCATCGCGGTGAGCACCCTGATCGCGCTGGCCACCGGTCTGGGATGGGGCGCGCTCCAGGGATGGCTGGTCGCCAGGGCCAGGGTGCCACCGCTGATCGTCACCCTCGGCGGCTTCGGTGCCGCGCTCGGCGCCGCCCAGATCATCACCGGCGGCCAGGACCCGGCCGGCGCGGTCTCGGGCAGGCTCCAGCGCAGCATCGGCTTCGGCAAGCTCTTCGGCCAGATCCCCTGGCTGGTCGTCATCGCCTTCGGCGCCACCCTGGTCTTCGGCCTGGTCCTGGCCTTCACCCGCTTCGGCCGCTACACCTACGCCATCGGCTCCAACCCGGAGGCCGCCCGCCGGGTCGGCATCAACGTCGACGCCCACCTGGTCAAGGTCTACGCCCTGGTGGGCCTGCTGTCCGGGCTCGGCAGCGTCATGTGGCTGGCCTACTTCGGCACCACCTCCATCGCCGGCCACTCCACCGACAACCTCAAGGTGATCACCGCGGTCGTGCTCGGCGGCGCCAGCCTCTTCGGCGGGCGCGGATCCGTCCTCGGCACGGTCATCGGCGTCTTCATCCCCGCGGTGCTCAGCACCGGCCTGATCATCATGGGCGTCCAGCAGTACTGGCAGGACGTCGCCATCGGCGTCGTCCTGGTCGCCGCCGTCTATCTCGACCAGTTCCGCCGCCGCGGCAGGGACCACGGCTGACCCGGAACCGCGCCACCCGTCGCCCTCCACAGAAAGGCCCTTCGCCATGCGCCCGACCAGCACGTGTTCCACCAGAAGATCGACGGCGATCGCCGGATGCAGCGCGGTCCTCGCCCTGACCGCCGCGACCACCGCCGGCTGCGGCGGCGACTCCGGCGGCTCGGGGTCGAAGTCCCTCGACCTGATCACCGGCGTCAAGAGCGACCCCTTCTACATCACCATGACCTGCGCGGCCCAGCAGGAGGCCAAGAAGCGCGGCGTCAAACTCACCGTCAACGGCTCCGCCCAGTGGGACGTCGCCGTCCAGCGCCCCATCATCGACTCCGTCGCCGCCACCCATCCCGGCGGCCTGCTGATCTCCCCGGTCGACACCGCCGCCCTGACCCCCTCGCTGCGGCAGGTCCAGAGCGCGGGCACCAAGGTCGTCCTGGTCGACACCGAGGTCACCGACAGCTCGATCGGCGTGTCGCGCATATCGTCGGACAACGAGGCCGGCGGCAAGACCGCGGCGAAGGCCCTCGCCCAGCTCATGGGCGACAAGGGGTCGGCGATCGTCATCAGCGTCAAACCGGGCGTGTCCACCACCGACGCCCGGATCAAGGGCTTCACCGAGGAGATGAAGGCGCACCCCGCCATCACGCTGCTGCCGGTGCTCTACGACAACGACCTGCCCGCCACCGCCGCCTCGCAGATCCAGTCCACCCTGGCCGCCCACCCCGACCTCGGCGGGGTCTTCGCCGGCAACACCAACACCGCCCAGGGCATCTCCACCGGGCTGCAGGCGGCCGGCAAGCAGGGCAAGGTCAAGGTCGCCGCCTTCGACGCCGAACCCGACGAGATCACCGCGCTCACCAACGGCACCCTCGACGTGCTGGTCGCCCAGGACCCCGGGGCGATCGGACGGCAGGGCGTCGACCAGGCGCTCGCCGCGATCGACAAGAAGAAGGTCACCGCCAGGATCGGCACCGACATGGTCGCCATCACCAAGACCAACATGGACCAGCCGGACATCAAGAGGTATTTCTACCAAGCCGCCTGCTGACCGGGGGGAGCCCGATCACGCCCGGAGCCCGCCTGCCATCATCGACGCACGAGCCGGCCGGCCGCCGGTCACCGGTATTCGCCGGTGACCGGCCCGGCCGGCCGGCACAGCGACGAGGAGGC from Streptomyces sp. NBC_01198 includes these protein-coding regions:
- a CDS encoding ABC transporter permease, giving the protein MTAQAPVKDRPQAARRSPVPSWLRRLATANEAWTFGVLALLVAFFTAARPSTFLTRYDITQIATNAAIYLVLGVGMTYVIIVAGIDLSVGSVLVLSAVLSAEYTIHHGGAASGWGTIAVSTLIALATGLGWGALQGWLVARARVPPLIVTLGGFGAALGAAQIITGGQDPAGAVSGRLQRSIGFGKLFGQIPWLVVIAFGATLVFGLVLAFTRFGRYTYAIGSNPEAARRVGINVDAHLVKVYALVGLLSGLGSVMWLAYFGTTSIAGHSTDNLKVITAVVLGGASLFGGRGSVLGTVIGVFIPAVLSTGLIIMGVQQYWQDVAIGVVLVAAVYLDQFRRRGRDHG
- a CDS encoding ABC transporter substrate-binding protein codes for the protein MRPTSTCSTRRSTAIAGCSAVLALTAATTAGCGGDSGGSGSKSLDLITGVKSDPFYITMTCAAQQEAKKRGVKLTVNGSAQWDVAVQRPIIDSVAATHPGGLLISPVDTAALTPSLRQVQSAGTKVVLVDTEVTDSSIGVSRISSDNEAGGKTAAKALAQLMGDKGSAIVISVKPGVSTTDARIKGFTEEMKAHPAITLLPVLYDNDLPATAASQIQSTLAAHPDLGGVFAGNTNTAQGISTGLQAAGKQGKVKVAAFDAEPDEITALTNGTLDVLVAQDPGAIGRQGVDQALAAIDKKKVTARIGTDMVAITKTNMDQPDIKRYFYQAAC